A stretch of Campylobacter gracilis DNA encodes these proteins:
- a CDS encoding ribose-phosphate pyrophosphokinase — translation MRGYKIFSGTANPEFAKKISKYLSLPLSECAIKTFSDGEISVQIGESVRGKDVFVIQPTCAPANSNLMELLILTDALKRSSANSITAVVPYFGYARQDRKAAPRVPISAKLVANMMQTAGIDRVVTMDLHAGQIQGFFDVPVDNLYGSLIFLDYLKEKNLKNPIIASPDVGGVARARSFAKKLSLDLVIVDKRREEANKSEVMNIIGDVAGKDVILIDDMIDTAGTIVKAAGAFKEQGAKSVSAFCTHAVLSGPAYERIESGALDGLVVTDTIPLKQESDRIKVISVAPLFGEVIRRVYHDESVNSLFK, via the coding sequence ATGCGCGGATATAAAATTTTCTCCGGCACCGCAAATCCCGAATTTGCCAAAAAAATCTCCAAATATCTCTCGCTACCTCTTAGCGAATGCGCGATCAAAACCTTCAGCGACGGCGAAATCAGCGTCCAGATCGGCGAGAGCGTGCGCGGTAAGGATGTCTTCGTCATCCAGCCGACCTGCGCGCCCGCAAACTCCAATCTGATGGAGCTTTTGATTCTAACCGACGCGCTGAAGCGCTCCAGCGCGAACTCAATCACGGCGGTCGTGCCCTACTTCGGCTACGCTCGCCAAGACCGCAAGGCAGCCCCGCGCGTACCGATCAGCGCAAAGCTCGTGGCGAATATGATGCAGACGGCAGGGATCGACCGCGTCGTCACGATGGATCTGCACGCGGGGCAGATACAGGGCTTTTTCGACGTGCCCGTCGATAACCTCTACGGCTCGCTGATATTTTTGGACTACCTGAAAGAGAAAAATTTAAAAAATCCGATCATCGCTAGCCCCGACGTGGGCGGCGTCGCGCGCGCCAGAAGCTTCGCCAAAAAGCTCTCACTCGATCTCGTCATCGTCGATAAGCGCCGCGAGGAGGCGAACAAAAGCGAGGTGATGAACATCATCGGCGACGTCGCGGGCAAGGACGTGATCCTAATCGACGATATGATCGATACCGCGGGCACCATCGTCAAGGCTGCGGGCGCGTTTAAGGAACAGGGCGCGAAGAGCGTCAGCGCGTTTTGTACGCACGCCGTGCTAAGCGGCCCGGCATATGAGCGCATCGAAAGCGGCGCGCTGGACGGCCTAGTCGTGACCGACACGATCCCGCTAAAACAGGAAAGCGACCGCATCAAGGTAATCAGCGTCGCTCCGCTTTTCGGCGAGGTCATCAGACGCGTATATCACGACGAGAGCGTAAATAGCTTATTCAAATAA
- a CDS encoding DUF6882 domain-containing protein — MGYENINRLDKRLFTLARDVRDFGLQHGLAELSTSKLALSEEINGHALSAIACGLSQEPAIYYRCPHAGGAVFVAFVAGECVAPDSTIKAGMDASELISLACDYIGAFQLNHAVLSGALLMRNGTKFSEAAGKIVANFKNDALFSFDNLGRLSEVEFAV, encoded by the coding sequence GTGGGGTACGAGAACATAAACCGTCTCGATAAGCGGCTATTTACCCTTGCGCGAGATGTGCGCGACTTCGGCTTGCAGCACGGGCTAGCAGAGCTTAGCACGTCCAAGCTTGCACTAAGCGAGGAGATAAACGGGCATGCTCTAAGCGCGATCGCGTGCGGGCTATCGCAGGAGCCCGCAATCTACTACCGCTGCCCGCACGCCGGCGGAGCGGTGTTTGTGGCGTTCGTGGCAGGCGAGTGCGTGGCGCCAGATAGTACGATCAAGGCCGGTATGGACGCAAGCGAGCTTATCTCTTTGGCGTGCGATTACATAGGCGCATTTCAGCTAAATCACGCCGTTTTATCGGGGGCGCTTTTGATGAGAAACGGCACGAAATTTAGCGAAGCGGCGGGCAAGATCGTAGCAAATTTTAAAAATGATGCGCTCTTTTCGTTTGATAATTTGGGGCGGCTAAGCGAGGTAGAGTTCGCCGTATAG